The Bacillus sp. SM2101 genome includes a region encoding these proteins:
- a CDS encoding replication-relaxation family protein produces MSNVEAMAENHLNTQELDNQYWTDSNGQVLIWDDPSMVGGIRHPKKYKPLTTVSSVLNKYQYGILKPEDVVILKVLGDVICANENQMRRYLELNGYSRSMVSDRLKRFRELGLVDRWFVSSQIHSENRKPPAPFTIGIGGFNLLKHHFNESYFVYPEKWFTWGVKVVQRYVAMNEVRLQLAENRYMSNWTWNAVLAGNPKYTRPHGVAELKTAKQGNINLIIERAQQTKDFISFFKEKIDKYTYLNERYGSFQVHVKTREGTHVNTNKSILVLYCSTRSIAIAVLKEIQTDNVPFPILFLIEEDMKSELGINKAFFVPKLEKLRRFDLPSLFSSNVVGSE; encoded by the coding sequence ATGTCTAATGTTGAAGCTATGGCAGAAAATCATTTAAATACGCAAGAACTAGACAACCAATACTGGACTGACTCCAATGGCCAGGTCTTAATTTGGGATGACCCTTCAATGGTAGGGGGTATCCGTCATCCCAAAAAGTACAAGCCCTTAACTACTGTATCTAGTGTACTCAATAAATATCAATATGGCATATTAAAACCAGAAGATGTTGTGATTTTGAAAGTGTTAGGGGATGTTATATGTGCAAATGAAAATCAAATGAGAAGATACTTGGAGTTAAATGGGTATAGTCGCTCAATGGTCTCTGATCGTCTAAAACGTTTTCGTGAATTAGGTCTTGTAGATAGGTGGTTTGTTAGCAGTCAAATACATTCGGAAAACAGAAAACCTCCCGCTCCGTTTACGATAGGGATTGGAGGTTTTAACTTACTTAAGCATCACTTTAACGAATCGTACTTTGTATATCCTGAAAAATGGTTTACTTGGGGAGTAAAAGTAGTTCAGAGATATGTTGCAATGAACGAGGTTCGTTTGCAACTTGCTGAAAATCGCTATATGAGTAACTGGACATGGAATGCTGTTCTTGCTGGTAATCCAAAATATACAAGGCCACATGGTGTGGCTGAGCTTAAAACAGCTAAACAAGGCAATATTAACCTTATTATTGAAAGAGCGCAGCAGACAAAAGATTTTATATCATTCTTCAAGGAAAAAATCGATAAATATACATACTTGAATGAGCGATATGGCTCGTTTCAGGTTCATGTTAAGACTAGGGAAGGTACTCATGTGAACACCAATAAGAGCATATTGGTCTTATATTGTTCAACAAGGTCTATTGCTATTGCTGTTCTTAAAGAGATCCAAACTGATAACGTACCCTTTCCAATCTTGTTTTTGATCGAGGAAGATATGAAAAGTGAACTGGGGATTAACAAAGCATTCTTTGTACCTAAATTAGAAAAACTTAGACGTTTCGATTTGCCTTCATTGTTTTCAAGTAACGTAGTAGGGAGTGAGTAA
- a CDS encoding HD domain-containing phosphohydrolase has protein sequence MKQKESVRNRPKEITGLPSIIRSSYMHKLLSHDPYTYYHSLRVASLLSTFSAYIGFSSEECEASYNAGLLHDIGKLNVCKSILSKPDVLTAEEWKQILCHPSEGINLLSKPLHHPTILEITKHHHENYNGSGYPDGLKGDSIPYTARIARIIDSFDAMTSQRSYNKRKSIQSALVSIEDNIGNAYDPTIAKEFIIFVEKKNHPLFRKLI, from the coding sequence ATGAAGCAAAAGGAGTCAGTACGTAATAGACCTAAAGAAATTACTGGGCTACCATCTATTATTCGTTCTAGCTATATGCACAAATTATTGTCTCATGATCCTTACACTTACTATCACTCTTTACGCGTTGCTAGCCTATTGAGTACTTTTAGTGCTTACATAGGCTTTTCTTCTGAAGAATGTGAAGCATCTTATAATGCAGGGCTTTTACATGATATAGGAAAGCTCAATGTATGTAAAAGTATATTATCTAAACCAGACGTTTTAACAGCAGAAGAATGGAAGCAAATTTTATGTCACCCATCCGAAGGAATCAATTTACTTAGTAAACCGCTACATCATCCCACCATCCTTGAGATAACCAAACACCATCATGAAAACTACAATGGAAGTGGATACCCTGATGGCCTTAAAGGCGACTCAATCCCATATACAGCTCGAATTGCACGAATCATAGACTCATTTGATGCTATGACGAGTCAAAGATCTTATAACAAAAGAAAGTCTATCCAAAGTGCTCTTGTATCAATTGAGGATAATATAGGCAATGCATATGATCCTACCATAGCAAAAGAATTTATTATTTTTGTAGAAAAAAAGAATCATCCATTGTTTAGAAAACTAATTTAG